The following are encoded in a window of Heliangelus exortis chromosome 9, bHelExo1.hap1, whole genome shotgun sequence genomic DNA:
- the GPR160 gene encoding probable G-protein coupled receptor 160, whose translation MAGIHCENCSGHYHYTQVNKPLEISCMLLLIMLGKVFLDFFMLQVKQKDVKVSFMGYFCVSLALLDFILLTSMSFIFYFEDFALWGVRFTKYHICLFTQIISLTYGILHYPVYLAAGLDYYMTITQTSQLPRRSQKLLYVFAVAVIWISGFFCILKVPAVYEELEIQNHFSPYQCPLYASMQSYSVSCAMVLLLSLALLACWKEVLTMLLSVRVVSLASQPVLMFSYTSSNNSTCFKWQLLTRLLICFLGTWAPFVLLQIIVLFLGGQIPAYMEMNVPWLYFINSFLIAVAYWCRCHDVELTEELWSTDPFVSWKFCFMPFNNENTEPVEKPGTVIVIC comes from the coding sequence ATGGCAGGCATACACTGTGAAAATTGTTCTGGTCACTACCACTACACCCAGGTCAACAAACCTCTTGAAATCAGCTGCATGTTGCTCCTGATTATGCTTGGGAAAGTGTTCCTTGATTTCTTCATGTTGCAAGTTAAGCAAAAAGATGTGAAAGTTAGTTTTATGGGAtacttctgtgtttctctggCACTTCTGGATTTCATACTGCTGACGAGTATgtctttcattttctattttgagGACTTCGCACTCTGGGGTGTACGATTTACAAAGTACCACATTTGCCTGTTCACTCAGATAATTTCTCTTACCTATGGTATTTTGCATTACCCAGTGTATCTTGCAGCTGGTCTGGATTATTACATGACTATCACCCAAACCTCTCAGTTGCCTAGGAGAAGTCAAAAATTACTTTATGTATTTGCTGTGGCAGTTATATGGatctcagggtttttttgtattctgaAAGTTCCTGCTGTGTATGAAGAACTAGAAATTCAGAACCATTTTTCTCCTTACCAATGTCCTCTCTATGCCAGCATGCAGAGCTACTCAGTCTCATGTGCCAtggtgctgctcctcagcctggctctgctggcttGTTGGAAGGAAGTTCTAACCATGCTGCTGTCTGTCAGGGTGGTTTCCCTTGCCAGCCAACCTGTTCTGATGTTCTCCTATACGTCCAGCAACAATAGCACTTGCTTTAAGTGGCAGCTCCTGACCAGGCTCCTCATCTGTTTTCTGGGCACTTGGGCACCTTTTGTTCTGCTTCAAATTATTGTTTTGTTCCTGGGGGGTCAGATCCCAGCCTACATGGAGATGAATGTCCCTTGGCTGTACTTCATCAACAGCTTTCTCATCGCGGTAGCGTACTGGTGTCGATGTCACGATGTTGAACTGACAGAGGAGTTGTGGTCTACAGACCCATTTGTCAGCTGGAAATTCTGCTTTATGCCATTTAACAATGAGAACACAGAGCCAGTTGAGAAGCCAGGCACAGTAATTGTAATCTGTTAA